One Ostrea edulis chromosome 2, xbOstEdul1.1, whole genome shotgun sequence genomic region harbors:
- the LOC125682230 gene encoding uncharacterized protein LOC125682230, with protein MFAPYNTNLTAYRRPQTKFQRHTFKTTWTYKFCCLGGPNEDEVPDKPMKRILIETGLGEKKLALVKNKDAEYLRDALLEHYPKLKDGGGYELMRSSSRTLLETISIPSCGYTTHYLSDESGLGSAICYIRPLQAQLSLDAVERSEPSEFCLKEVCKVCGEKIPIVSLRDHLFECKEQCEHDQMEDMPVITKRQKRLEPIHDSACVRLNS; from the exons ATGTTTGCACCATACAATACCAACTTGACTGCCTACAGAAGGCCTCAGACAAAATTCCAAAGACATACTTTTAAGACCACTTGGACTTACAAATTTTGTTGTCTTGGAGGTCCTAATGAg GATGAGGTACCAGACAAACCAATGAAAAGGATACTGATTGAAACAGGTCTGGGGGAGAAGAAACTTGCTCTAGTAAAGAACAAGGATGCAGAGTATTTAAGAGATGCTTTGTTGGAGCATTATCCAAAATTAAAGGATGGTGGGGGATACGAGTTGATGCGTTCCTCATCCAGAACTCTTTTGGAGACCATATCAATTCCAAGTTGTGGGTACACTACCCACTATCTGTCAGATGAAAGTGGACTTGGCTCTGCAATTTGCTATATTAGGCCATTACAGGCACAGTTGTCTTTGGATGCAGTAGAAAGAAGTGAG CCATCAGAATTTTGTCTAAAAGAAGTATGTAAAGTTTGTGGAGAGAAGATTCCAATCGTCTCACTGAGAGATCATTTGTTCGAGTGTAAAGAGCAATGTGAACAT GATCAAATGGAGGACATGCCAGTTATAACCAAAAGACAGAAACGATTAGAACCTATACATGATTCTGCATGTGTACGTTTAAATTCTTAA